The Fervidobacterium pennivorans DNA segment AGTTTCAGACAAAGCTCAGCAATTTCTTTAACCGGAGTTTCTTTAGGATTACCTGAGTATCCTATCACACCCACGTTCTTTACTTGCCGTGTATCCATTAATTTCCCTCCATCGTCTAAAGGTTACCTGAGAATTACTTCTGTTCTATTTTGAAAGTATATCACAAACACGTAAATAATTACAGATGATTTAATCCGATAACTGCTTGGAATTATCCGAAAAGTGGTATAATTATTTTTGATAAAGTTTTACGAAAGGAAATGGTAACATGCTTAACATCTCGAGTGCGTTTGAAGGTTCAAAAGACGCAATGCTTAAAAACCAGATTGAAGAAATCCTAAAAAGGCACGGCATAAAGGCTCAAAAAATTCACATTGAAAGACTCATCAAAAACATCGAACCAATTTCTGAAGCACTGACACCCGTGCTTCTTGAATCCATTGTTTTGGAGAACTTAACAATAGGAGACTCGTATTTCTTCAGAGATATCCAAACTTTCGAAAAACTGAGAAAGATACTCAAAGAAAGACCTTCGTGGAATATACTTTCCATAGGCTGTTCTCGGGGGGAGGAAGTTTACTCAACTGCGATAGTTTGCAACGAAGCTGGGGTAGAGTGTTCCATAAAAGGTATTGATGTCAATTTCCAAAGAATATCACAAGCCAAGGTGGGTTGCTACAATTTCTGGAGTGTGCGGTTTCTTTCAAAAAAACAGATAGAAAAATATTTCGATGTTGTAGATGGTAAATACTGCGTTAAAAAACAATACAGACATAACATTGAATTTTTCCACGGCAATATTTTAGATGCTGGACATAGTTTTTTAGGAAAGCATGAAAGATTTGATATAATTTTTATAAGACGTGTCTTGCTTTACATTGAGCGAATCGATGAGGCAATACAGAAAATTTCTTCACTGCTTAAAGATGATGGATTTTTAATATTTGGTGCGGGTGAATACTTCCCAGAAGTTTTGGAGCACTTCTCACCAGCTTTTAACGATGTGGGAACATTCTATAAAAAAATGTCAAAACAAAGTGAACATACGGAAATCAAAACAATTAAATCCACATTCCTGGGAAGGCACAAAAATTTAACAGAAATCGAAAAACTCGAAAGTGAAAAACAGCAAGAAATCGAAATTGCCAAACTACTCAAAAAAACATTTGAGGGGATAGAATTAGAGGAGCGTATCAAGTTAGTTGAAGAATATCTTTCAAAAAAGGCATTTCAAAAGGCATACGATATCGTAAAAGAATCCTGTAAGAAATACCAAACAAACTACCTGCTTTGGAAATACAAAACGTTGATTGAACTTGAGCTAAACGATATTGAGGATGCAAAACAATCGTTGCAATGTGCTCTTTTTTTAAACAGTGTAGATGACGAGATATGGCAAATCAAACATGCTTTAGACTTTCGAACAAAGTTGAAAAAGTAAGAAATAAAAGAGGTGGTGCGATGTCACAAGAGTTTTATTTTTGTGAGGTGGAACACAAAAACGGAGTTGTCCGGTTAGCGATAGATGCAAGCTTAGTAATTGGCGTCAGTAACGTTGCATTTCCAGCACCAAAGGAGATAGAAGTCTTCGGTTTCGCATTGCACGATGGGTTCCTTTACCCTGTTGTAACACACAGTGGCTTAGATGAACCTGTGTTCAAATATTATTTGATATTAAAAGAATACGCATTTGGTGTCACAAGAATCATCGAAAAAGTCCAAGCAGTTCCTATCCCATTTTCGCCAGATACTCCGTTAAATAAAGACGATCAGTTCAGAAGGCTGAGTGAATACAGCGGAGTAATTGTTGCCGCTGAAGGCTGCACGCAACAACACTATTACGTTTACAACACATATTGTGTCACCCTTCCCAAAACAGCACGGGTGGTAAAACAAGACAGAAAAAACGATGAAAAAGAACGCATTAGAGAACTAAAAAAC contains these protein-coding regions:
- a CDS encoding CheR family methyltransferase produces the protein MLNISSAFEGSKDAMLKNQIEEILKRHGIKAQKIHIERLIKNIEPISEALTPVLLESIVLENLTIGDSYFFRDIQTFEKLRKILKERPSWNILSIGCSRGEEVYSTAIVCNEAGVECSIKGIDVNFQRISQAKVGCYNFWSVRFLSKKQIEKYFDVVDGKYCVKKQYRHNIEFFHGNILDAGHSFLGKHERFDIIFIRRVLLYIERIDEAIQKISSLLKDDGFLIFGAGEYFPEVLEHFSPAFNDVGTFYKKMSKQSEHTEIKTIKSTFLGRHKNLTEIEKLESEKQQEIEIAKLLKKTFEGIELEERIKLVEEYLSKKAFQKAYDIVKESCKKYQTNYLLWKYKTLIELELNDIEDAKQSLQCALFLNSVDDEIWQIKHALDFRTKLKK